The stretch of DNA TGTGACTTTGACCAAAgttcaaatatatttcaaacatAATTTAAATGGATTTGAAAATGGCTTGAAGGAAAAgaatttaaagaaaaaaaacaaaagatgaAGCAACACCTCTCCCCCTATCAGATTTCGGCCTGAAAGGCCCAGCCAGCGCCGCGCCCTCCCTCTTTCTCCTTTGGGCCGAAGCCCGATTCCCCTCCCCTTTCCACCGCGGCCCAGCACGCCCCGCGCgcgcctccctctctctctcaggcTGGCGAGCAGGCCCCACCCCTTCTTTCACCGCCAGCCGGGTCCCACGCGCACTACAAGAAATGTGTCATCTTATGACGATTATGGCATGACATGTGATCGAAATGTCACTAAATCAATGAGTTTATGACATTTTTTTAAAAGCCATCTCAACTTAGTGACATAAATAATTTCATGTCACAAAAATGCCATCACGGGCCTGCTGCGCGTGTTTCTCGCGAAAGAATTTGGTCGCCCGCGCTTCAGCGGTTCACCGTGGTCCAGCCAACAGAGACACAAATGGAAGGATAGCGCGGGatctcaaaaaaatttcagcCGCACGTGCCTCTCATCTGTGTCCGTGACCTCCTCTTCCCCAAATCCCGTAGCTGCTGGCCTCTCATCAGAAGTTAGAAGTTGAACCTCTCTGCCCCAAGGGCTCCTCCACCAGCAGTGCCGCcggcctcctccaccaccatagGCCCGCCTCCCCAGCCATCACCTCTGGCTGTTTGCCAACGGACTCGTCGGCCCTGCCCCCAACTACCAGATCTGCCGACCTCACCTCCAGCCCAGACCCTAGCCCCGCCGTCCTCATCCACCAGGTTCTTGTTTGGATTTCTCGTTTCTTTCTTCCCCCTCTCAACTCACCCCCAAAGAATTGCTTCAGATCTGATATGCATGATTGTGCACGGTTTGTTGCCTAGGCTTTTGGGGTGACCACCAGGAAATTGGTTGCTCCTGGCGTATGCAAGATGATGGATCTGCAACATTCATGGTCTCTGACGAAAGTTGTTCTTTTATGTATGGgagttttttttgtattttttgtcTACATCAAATTGTATTGTTTAATTTACACCAGTTGGGAGAGGGGAAGTATGTCAGAGATAATTACTTGAGCATCCACCATAACGGTAGTGCAAGCTTCCATTATGCAGTCCTCAAATCCTAAACATTGTGCTGGTTAGTTATGTCTCTGATTTGTTTTTGTTGTACTATATGTCCTTGCATCTGGTTAGTTACCTGTCTGAATTTTTTAGCTGTTCGCAGGAGGGAAGCAGTATTAATGCCTAATAATGAATCTCCATATTAACTATGCATTACAATTAGGGTTCTGTCCTTCTGATGACAAATTGTTTATTCATTTGCATCTGAAAAATATCAGTTCCATTAGTAGGACTGCTTGTGGTTCAATGCTAACCTTTTCTTTCACAGGTTCAGTGCGTCATTGCAAACTGAAGGAACTGCACTTCACATGCAGATATCTAGGTAGTGCACTTCAAATGCATCAAGTATGTATAATTTCAGATTTGTCACTTTTTATCCTGACTTATGATTTGTGACAACTATCTTGTTTGTACAGAAAGCTCCTTTTTCTCATGGGTAACCTGTCAAATGGAGTACTAATAATATAGATCCCTGATTTGTGACAACTATCTTGTTTGTACAGAAACCCCAATATATTTGTATTGTTCTAGATTATTTCAGTTCCTATCACATGGGTGTTGGGTTGATGCATTATCTAGGCTGAACAGAATAGTTATTTATTTATGGTTGACGCATTATCTGAGTACTGAACCATAGCTGAGAGGAACTAGTAAGAAGTCTTCACTTACCACTTGCTAGTCTATCCATGCTGGACTAGAGATGTTTTGATCATATATCAATGTACTCTATGACTATGAGAAACATTTGAGGTTGGAGATGATCTCTTCAACGTAAAGAATCTTTTTATATTTACTGTGCATCATTTGCTTTCTTAAATATTAATTTCTTTCTTAAATGAGAAACATTTGAGGTTGGAGATGATCACTTCCCTGGCTGCGCTACCTGTACtcacttgtgtgtgtgtgtgtgtggttgcAATTTTATTCAGGTGTCTAGATGTAGGCTACTCAGTTACGCTTGTTGCAGCCTCGGCAAAACATGTATGCTTCTCTGGCTGCTAAGATTCTGGTACTGGCTGGCAGGGCTCAGCAGGAGGAGATTGGGGATGGGGCCAACCTCACCATATCGTTTGCCGGCGAACTGCTTGAGAAGGCTGAGGAGCTCATCAGGATGGGCTTGCATCCAAGTAAGATAATCATTGGCTATACCAAAGCGGAGACTGCAGGCAAAGAGAGCTCGAGCTGCGGCCTTCATAGGTATGTAGCAGTAGCCTTCAATCCCATCACTTGAACCCAAATGTGTTTCTCTTGATTGTGTACAGATGGCCATGGATTTAGTTCATGTGGCGTGAATGTGTGCTGGTAGTAGTACCCGTTCTTTAATTTTCTCTCAttttttttgtagaatttagTTGAATCTACTTTTCCTAGGTTTGCCTCTACTATGCAGCATCATCCCAGGAAGCAGCAGCCAGCGGCAATCAGCACTTCAGCAGTGGCCATGTCACAGCTAGAGAACCGAAAAGAAACGTTTTTGTGTCCTCTTATTCAGAGAGTCAGATGCACCTACTGCTAGCTGTAATGCAGATTCTTAAGTTTTGGTGGATCTATTCTTGTGTGGCTCATATTTATGTAATGCAGATTTTTAAGTTTTCTCGAAGGTTCAATTTTTCTATGTGCAATCTACTAGACAATTAGTGATAGGCTGTGATATGTAATGTGCCTGCATATATGAATTTAAGAACCAATTTTGTCACTACATTGACTAGGAGTCGGATGTAGTAGCAAGCTTGATTATGTACTTGCTGCTAGCTAGACTGTCATTTTTGCTAACTCTGTTTAACAAATAGTTGAGCTGCAATTTGCTACCTCTATTTATCAAATAGTTATGTTGCAGTTTTGCTACCTCTGTTTATCAAATAGTTATGCTACTGTTATGCTAGCTATAGGTCTTGCAGTAATGGATACATGTATTTTCATATATGATGCATGCAGGACTGCAGGTAGCAGCTAACTGCTAATATAACACCCTCAATGCAAAACAAGGCAAATACAGTTGAAAATCCCCTAGCTTATTATGTACCATTACTTTTTCATTAGATTGACAATGTACTTTGATTTCCTTAGTATTGTTATATTCACAGGCACCATTGCTATTTATCTTGCTCTGTTTTATTAGTACAGACCTATAGATAGCATCTTCCAGTTTTATTAGTAAAAACCTATAGGCATCTACCAGATGTAATAAAAAAACTATTTCTAGGATATGCTCCTCGATTCAcaaattgtattttttttaactttc from Sorghum bicolor cultivar BTx623 chromosome 8, Sorghum_bicolor_NCBIv3, whole genome shotgun sequence encodes:
- the LOC110429950 gene encoding T-complex protein 1 subunit theta-like → MQISRAQQEEIGDGANLTISFAGELLEKAEELIRMGLHPSKIIIGYTKAETAGKESSSCGLHRSWRDFNNLSYLLLTPRIRLR